CCTCGGGCCGGGCCTCCGGGGCACCTCTTCTGGGCGCTAGGTGCGCCGCCAGTGCCGCGACTGTGGGATGCCTGAATAGTTCGACCACCCCGAGGTTCCGTCCGGCAAACCGCTCACGTAGACGGGCGTGCACTTGGATCAGCAGCAGGGAGTGCCCACCCAGGTCGAAGAAGTTGTCGTGCACCGACACGCGTTCCAGCTCTAGGACCTCGCACCAGATCCCGGCCACGGCCGCCTCGAGCTCCGACCGGGGGGGCACGTACGTGGCCTCAAGTTCCGTGCCCTCTGGTTCGGGCGCAGGAAGAGCCCCGCGGTCCACCTTCCCGTTCGGGGTCAGGGGCAGGGAGGCAAGGAGTACGAACACGCTCGGAACCAGGTGTTCGGGCAGACTCCCCGTAAGACCTTTCTTCAGCTCCGACGCCTCTACCGCCTGCCCTGTAGTCGGGACCACGTAGGCCACAAGCCGCTTGTCGCCGGGCGTCCGCCCCTCCCTGACGACTACCACCGACTCCTTGACCGCCGGGTGGCGGGCGAGGGCGGC
Above is a window of Vicinamibacteria bacterium DNA encoding:
- a CDS encoding phosphopantetheine-binding protein, whose translation is ERLYRTGDVVRWRGDGTIEFLGRRDEQVKIRGFRVELGEIQAALARHPAVKESVVVVREGRTPGDKRLVAYVVPTTGQAVEASELKKGLTGSLPEHLVPSVFVLLASLPLTPNGKVDRGALPAPEPEGTELEATYVPPRSELEAAVAGIWCEVLELERVSVHDNFFDLGGHSLLLIQVHARLRERFAGRNLGVVELFRHPTVAALAAHLAPRRGAPEARPEAAALEAQARQVGRERLGRRRSIRKALRSAEDLDA